The region GGCTGAATTCTATAACAGTCTGAATGATAACATGtttattatgtgtaataaataaacatttaaccctaaccctaaccctagcacaGCTTACAAAGGAGGTCAACAGGAGAAAACAAAGATTTGATCTTTTCTCAGTTGTCATAATgcgtctttattaatcacatatacattacagtacagtgaaattcttttcttcgaataccccagcctgtcaggaagttggggtcagagcgcagggtcagccatgatacagtgcccctggagcagagagggttaagggccttgctcaagggcccaacagtggcagcgctggggcttgaacccccgatcagtaacccagagccttaacttccaagccaccactaccccctagtccagctctctctctctctctctctcatatatatatatatgagagcgagagagctggACTAGCAGGTAGTAAaactgcattgtgggtaatgtagccctaaccctaaacaATCATTTCAAAATGAAGCTTTTGGTCAGATATTGATTAAAAGTATTGACGTgaagtattttcctgtaaaggtttattttaaataacacaacagtgtgatatttatcatttaaactgtttacatttaaagcCGTGTAGTCATAGTGGCACGCTCGCAAAGAGACATCtgaaatgtttcactttttaATGTGGATCCAGCTTTAGAAGCATCACTCCTCTACAGAGGCATGCTGGGTATCACAGATAGACGCTTTCCCCCCCGAAAGGTCATGACATCTGGGGTTTCTGATCCGAGCTCAGTCCAGCAATTAGTCTCAGAGTAAAAGGATCAGTGACTGCGGCTGTGGATTCTAGCAGCACTAACAGCCCTGAAAAGGGCATgtgtcttgtttattttttaaaaggcttCCTTCTTAAAGCGGTTGTTGCCATTTAGTTTCATCCCTTGTTAAGCaggagataaagaaagaaagacgggTGTTATTCTCTGCGAGAGGTGTGATTTGAAAGGACTCACCCACgcaaacacaacaaaatcaGCTACAAACaatcacccacacacaaacgtgCTGAAAGGGAGGTGAGTGTTTATAAGTGCTCCCTGTTCATCACAGTAAAGCATCGAGTTCTGATTCTGAatatacacgcgcacacacacacacacacacacacacacacacacaaaaccagctGATGGAGTCTGCTTCTGTAGCTCCAGGGAGATCTTTACTCGTTACTTTTTATAGGACGCAGTCATGAAAAATTAACACACTCTTCTCTGAAAGCTTTCATAGACTGAACTCGGATTCCTGTACGCATCAGTAAATATACGAAACTGGGGAAGAATTGGAGAAGAAAATGGAAGTAGTAGCATGAATTTAGTGCTTTATGGGTCACAgatgtgcaacacacacacacacacacacacacacacatacacacacagacacagacactaAAATCagctggtatttgtagctattcttGATTCCCttcaccttgataaaagccccagttctggctgaggaGAAGCAGCACTAAAGCACGaagctgccaccaccatgctgggGATGATGAACCGTGGGGATGATGAACTTTTAGTGATGTGCATtattttgcaccaaacatagtATTTTGAAtgatggaattattataccattaggaattggtctcatcagaccataataCAGTTTGCCAAATGGTTTGGGTGATTTAGTTTGGAGGCTTGGAtagtttttgtgagaaagggcttccttCTAGCCTCCCTACCCcaagcccagacatgtgaagaatatgagacgTTGTTATcccatgcagagagtaatcagtacttgtcagatattcctgcagctcctttaatgttgctatTGATCTCTTGGAAGCCTCCCTGGTACGTTTTTTGTCCTcttcttttgtaaattttggagggacgtccagttcttggtgatgtcactatggtgctccattttctccacttgtagATGATGGGCTTCACAGTGTACtttggtacatctaatgttttgcaAAATATTTGTACCCCTCTTCTGATCGATTCCTTTCAACAATGAGACCCTGTAcaggctttgtaagctctttgtggaccatggcttgaGCAGACAGATAAAACcaagaaagatgaaagaaaatcctacagcaacagctgatctttatttggagttaatcagaataatttcattgatgaaagctgcatgataattacttttaaacatgtgattgaatgtgattggttcattctgaacacagccacatccccaattataaaagggtgtgtacacttatgcaaccagctTAAAATTGAAAAACCTTAAAGTtgcagcttcacctctgacactgcagactccttccataaatgttaaataaacgtctccttaattaaaacatcaccatatcaacgattccACACGTTTTAATCCATTTCTATAAAGTGTTCACCGTACAagcctgtgaatgagctgttactaacaacattaacaataacatattagaaatagtgcattaatacaaacatattatagaaaattcatcaacatcTTATGACCTGATTCAAGAGTTCTACAGATATTAATGAGTAAATCACCGAATTTATCATCTGAACATCAGATAACCCCGTTACAATGACTTTCAAAGTACAACGTTTAACTTTATTCTGTCAGCTTCGTGTCTCCATCTAGCGACCAGAAAGAGGAATGACAAGCAAACCCCCCTGCGCATGCGCAATGAATCAACATAACAACCTTGCTGAATTcgggtttttaaataaaactgaatagaACAGAACATTATTACATGAGATATATGTCCAAATATGATATATCTTTATGAATAACGAATTATTTAGTCAATCTGTATGCAGCTTATATCTGTATCCTGACCCAacatctataataataataataataataataataataataataataataataataaagctacaGTTACAGTTAATAAACTGTTACAGTTTAGTAACAgttcatacacagggacttgtatagtgaatgcttcacataatctaagactaacaATAAAGAGATTAAACAGATAATAAACTCCTCTAACGTGAAGATAccggaaaaataaaaataaaaataataaaaaatttgagCGTTACCTCAGacagttacaaagtgctgacactggagactccttccataaatgttaaataaacgtctccttacaggaaacttcactaaatataaaaatacaatataattttttttttaaattttgggtGTGTGGTTGTTCTGCAAAGAAATCCAAAATCTGTATTTATATGTCTATGTATCTGTGTTTTCCTTACTTATTTTATATTCTGATAAAACTCTACTGTATTCTATTAAGCGTCTTCAGAACATGCTCCTACTTCATGTATGCAAATGATCCTGACGAACTGTTtcatatgcaaattagtctatGACAATATCAGAGCTTCCATTGGCTAAAGTTTCCCTTAAAAGAATTGGCAACACAGTAGAGGGATTTTCCTATCTGGCAACCACAGCATAGCGCTGCAGGGGGCGGGGCCGTGTTGATGTCTTGCAGCTGAAATCgaagtggatttaaaaaaaatgttaaaaaaatatatttttttaaatgaaataaaaccaaaGACCTGTTAAAACTCACGTATATCTGTTTACTGTGAAGAGGtaagaaattaattttaaaatatttatttggttgCTGTGCAAATCGAATACGATGCTAGGACCTTATGCTAGCTCACTAGTTAGCATTATTGCTTAACAAcattgctgtttatttataaagataATAGCTACTCTTTTAGTTTATACTACATCCCGAACattaatttatattacatttaagattttttttccatataaacCATGCAGTATTGTATTCCTATGTACCTGCGGTGACTTCTTGGTCGTATTCCAAATTCACCTGTACACCCTACTAAGTGTATACTTTGTGTACAGTGGCTCGCGCAGGTTACGTGCActaagtgtgtgcgtgtgaaatAATGACTTATGCACTCTTTGTAgagcactatataaatacaaatcaaGTGGTATAATCCTATACACTCCTgctatgtagtgcactttatATGCAGTAGGGCGCCATTTTGGATTTGGGACTCGGCCCTGATGCTGCTTGCTGGGTGGACTGTTGTTTTGGTAACGTTTCCCCAGTGTTTGTTCTTGAATGTCCTTGTGCTGTAGTTTCCTGAGTAATGAGGGATTAAACTGAGTTGCGCAGACCGAAATCATAcgtaaaaaaacccccaaacaaataaaatagaatatagACTTTTATATGTTATAAAAGTAAGcttaacagttaaaaaaaaatctctctatATGAAATAACATGCAGTTTACATCATGCATAAAGGTATTTTCTCAGAGGAGATTGGGAATCTCCTGGGATCctgctgaaataataataataataataataataataataataataataataacaatgagctgctgttatggaaaaacaaaacactttctgaccaatcagaatggcgaatttaacagcactgtggaataaaatttgtatatatttagttCTTTAAAATACTAAACGTTAAAGATATATAATGCCTAAGCCTGCATAAAAGCGCAGTGATTCAGAATCGTTCAGGAAAGAATTGTGGTTCATTAAAGAATCAAATCCTGATCCATATGATACACAGAGTCAGCAGTGTATTACCTGCGTACTAGCGAATACATTGGAATGTAGAGAAGCTACGTAAACGTAAGATGAACAGTTTTCCACTGCAGTGATCAGTGATCTATCGGTCGGACCACACTCTAAACAAGGTCTTTTCTGCTGTGTTTTATCTTTCCGCCCACAGCATTTTCAAGGTCATATCCGCTGACCACACGGCTCCGCTTGTAAAGGCACCATGGGAAACACGAGCAGCGAGAGGTCAGGAGTGGGGCAGGGTGAGAAAGCCAACCGCAGGGACAGCCGTGGCGCTAAAGAGGGGGACCGACCTAAAATCCTCATGGACAGCCCTGAGGACGCAGACATTTTCCACGGAGAGGATATTAAGGTAcggagtgtgtgtattaaattcataacacttaaatatatatataaaaaaagggcTTACTTGCAGCACAAAAAGGgaatctatctctctgtctgtctgcaaaAATTTGACGTTGTACGAGTCACATCATGGAAGTCagcattttattaattatgcatatAATGCAGTTGCACAgttgaacaccagaggtcccaATCTGCACAATCCATAGAGTTAAAATGTACAGtggagcttaaaaaaaaaaaaaaaaaaaaagtctacacacccctgtaaaaatggcaggtttttgtgatgtaaaaaaaaaaattaaaccaagataaatcatgtaaGAACCATTTCTAACTCTATTGTGAAATTagaacctattaattaaagtgaaaaacaataagaattatTTTAGGTGGGGGggaataatacaaaaataacccggttgtgtaagtgtgcacacccctaaactaatacttagttgaagcatcTTTaaattttatcacagcattcaaacTTTTTGggtaatattttgccattcttccttgcaaaagcctTCTAACTCTGTCAGATTGTCTGGGCGTCTCCTGTGCACAGATGtcttcaggtcaccacacagatctttgattggatttaagtctggactctggctgggccgtTCCAAAACCTTACTGTtattttggtgaagccattcctttgttgatatGGAGGTTTGCTTCAGGTCggtgtcatgctgaaaggtgaaattcgtcttcatgttaagtgttttagcagaagctttAAGGTTTTGCACCagaattgactggtatttggagctgtttatgattccctccaccctgattaaagccccacttccagctgaagaaaaacagccccaaggTATGAtgatgccaccaccatgcttccctctggggatggtgttcttttggtgatgtgtttttttttttgtgacaaacatatcttttgaccataacacattattccacatggttttggtagatgtttttttttaaattgatttttttggttaaaaaaaggcTTCCATCTTGCCACCCTATCCCATAGCCCAGATATATGAAGAATCCGGGAGAATGTTGgcacatgtagggagcaaccagtatTTGCCAGAAACTGCTGCAATACTTTTAATGTTcctgtaggcctcttggcagcctcccagaccttctcatcaattttagagggacgtcctgttcttagtagtgtcactgtcgtgctatattttctccacttgttgattattgtctttacagtgttccatggtatatccaatgccttggaaattttttgtaaccctcttacattcccaattataaaagggtgtgcacacttatgcaaggtGGGTATTCAAagttttttgtcccccccccaaaaaaaaaaaaaaacttttctaagggtgtgtgtacttttttatatccactgtatatagaGAGTACATTGGTCATGTGATCACATTCTTTCGAGATCTTTCTTTGGTTTCAATGATCAACACACATTATATGTTATATGGTTACATAACCACATTTTATTGGTTAAAAAGAGCTATTCAGTAATTTCAAACAACACCAGAGGCTGTGGAAATCTGCCTTTTAACATtgctgggttgtttttttgttgttgtttttttaaaatagatttgtCACCTGGCTCTGTAGAAGGCATCATACGTTaacttctgggtttttttttttttttttttttttttttttttttttaaaaaaaggatgtgtacccatttttaaaaaattgtgcgTGTGGTGTGCTTGTCCTGCTCTTCCCCTAAGGCACCCTTAGAGAAAGAGGAATTTTTAGCCTGGAGGCAGGACCTCGAGTCCAGTGATAAGGCGCTCTTGGCACGACCCACGGTGTTTCGTTGGACAGGTGCTGGAAAAGAAGTCTATCTCTCTGGATCCTTCGACAACTGGGCAAATAAAATTCCTCTGACCAGGAGGTAAACAAGGGCATTGTATTTAATCTCAACAGGCTGCACGAACACAagtaaaacatgaataaatctAGTGAAGTGTTACCTGGAATACATTTAATGCCACATTCTGTGTTTCTCATGTTTGCATTTGTTAATCTTGTGGTGTCTGACTTTTATTGGATTTCATGTGATAATTACATAATAAAaggttgaattctcaaatctaaatgcaaatttctatagtaacagctcttgTGTCTTTTATTCCATACTTATGTATGCATCTTGCTCTTTTTCTTCATCCAGTCAGAACAATTTTGTCGCGATCGTGGACTTGCCTGAAGGTGAACATCAGTACAAGTTCTACGTGGACGGACAGTGGACTCACGACCCATCTGAGGTGACCAACACAACACATCCTTACCCTTActaaagtcacagagattacAATATAATCTGTAGCTAATTGCTTTcttctcattctcacacacttACTCGAAATGACTCATCAGCCCCTAGTGACCAATCAGCTGGGGACGATCAACAACATCATCCAGGTGAAGAAAACCGATTTTGAGGTGTTCGATGCTCTCATGGTGGACTCGCAGAAATGCTCGGATATGTCAGGTACGtttacactttatatatatatatatatatatatatatatatatatattttttttatatatatatttttatatatatatatatttatatatatatatatatatatatatatatatatatatatatatatatatatatatatatataaataaatacgctTTATACCATTGGTTTCTCAATAGTATGACTAGTTATCTTATTCATTTAAAGAGAGATTAAACAACTGAGGCTGATGAaggaactgtttatagctgctataatgcaagtgataacaggaactaccttgtttcacagacgttccacaacattaaatgtacctgTTAACAGATCTAAAGTATGATGTGCCAATCATCAAACCACTGTAGTATAAAACACTTTGGTACAAGCTGTTATTGAGAAGTAATccacacatcacaccacctcgtcattgattgattattttcctataacagcacaccccgttgtgttttattccttacttatataaCCTATGTacagattaaggtcaggactgtAGCAAAAGACTTCAGGGATTGATTCCCCCACCTCCCcctttttaatatacagtatgcatctCGGTTACGCGGCTCCATTTGTCAGTGATGTTAATTAATATTGGATTTTCTTAAATTTTTTAGATCTCTCAAGCTCTCCTCCTGGGCCATACCATCAGGATGCTTACGTACCCAAACAGGACGAGAAGTTCAAGTCTCCACCCATCCTCCCTCCTCACCTGCTGCAGGTCATCCTCAACAAGGACACGGGCATCTCAGTATGTACCTCTACATGCCTCTTCTAGGCTTCATAGagttttagttgtttatttaattcaatAACTTATTTAcaagtaatgtttttttatttttattttttataaacaaacgttattttatatatttgagaAATGGTTTCCAACaaaaaaattgatttaaaaaaatgatattttgatTATTACACTATATTGTATAACTGATATCACTAAAACCGGACATATAAAAATGTTGGCGGAGTTTTGTTTACGGTCTCTCGTGATCGGCCCGCTTGCCTCTATGTTGTGTCCTGGTTTATTTAACAGATCATTTACCATAAATGATCACAGGACATTGTGCCATTGTACCCAATtcactaaaacacacagcacagtctGGCGTGTTGAACAGCTTAGTTGTCCCGTCTAATTAGAAATTTTGCCTTGGTATTTGTGCGCCTTGTGCGCTTATTTAAATTATCCCACACTTATACATGCTCTCTTTCATTGAATTAATGAAGTCGCTCCCCATGGCAGGAGCATGGGAAGGTGCACATGTAACCTTCCCGAGTGTGCATGTAACTAACTAAACTAGATTTTTTGAATGATATGAGGTTGCAATGagaaaagtattattattattattattattattattattattattattaggctttaACCAAAATgttcccgtgtgtgtgtgtgtacgtacgtacgtacgtatttatttattagaaacacATTGTGCATTATATGGCAGGCATAGTTTTTTCCtcacagtttttttgtttgtttgtttgttttttttgttttttcctcaacaGTGTGACCCTGCATTACTCCCTGAGCCCAATCATGTGATGTTGAACCACCTCTACGCGCTGTCCATTAAGGTAAGAGTcgcattttaaatgaaacatgatGGAAAGGTGACTGTTGAAACATTTATTGGAAAAGCTCACTATTAAgctgaaacattttaaaaacgcTGCTGCTGTCGGGGTTTTCTTTAACCATAGAGGAGCACTTCCAAAACTAGAGAATAAGGTGcataaagtgctttttttttgtttgtttgttccccCCCCCAAATCATCTGATCAATCAGATAACAGCTCaacgaggaaaaaaaacaaaatggaggacaGAGTAGAAATGTCTCGTTTTAATCAATCTAGATAGATCAGTGGTAAAAGTTGTTATGGTTCCAGTGTGTGCGTCACGTGTGTCAcgtttgtgttttttccccacgtTAGTACAGGAGATTCAGCTAGCTATTACGTTATGACATCTATAAGTTGTCCTCACCATCTTTCTTATTTCTCTCGAAGATAATAAACGTAAATGTTAGTTTTTAAGTGACGGTTCCAGAGTggtgatactggagactcctttcacaagggttaaaaaaatatcaccatatcaaggtaaattttatttagtttattatgTGACTGTCCTCTGAATGAGCCGTTGCTGTAGAAACGATAATACACTACAGCAAGTGGATTAATACAAGCCTGTGATTTGTCAAAAAAGtgccaaataaaataaataaataaataaaaatccagttGAGCATTTACAACGAAGAAAATCTAAGTACAGAAGAAATGAACCATTGGTACAAATTTGATTTTAATCAATCAGTTACTTGTTTCAGTGAATAATGTAGAAGTTATAAAGACACTGACCAGACTTTATTGATGTTAATATATTGCATTGTTTATCATATTAACTCCTTTGTTTTATAAGACAACTGATCAATGAgtgttttcaaagaaaaaaattcaacagGTCAAAATGAAGTCAACTTGATTTGTTGAATAcctaaatgtttataaaaaaaaaaagagagagagggagaattgCTGCTCTTTATTACATATTAGCACTAGGTAAAGCCTGCTtctagaaaatattttgtttattatctaATCACACCGTTATGTAGCAGCCTATTGTATAGGACATGGTACAAGTCTAGACTAATACGGTCTTCTGTATTTTATCATTCCCAGGATGGAGTAATGGTTCTTAGCGGCACACATCGCTATAAGAAGAAGTACGTCACCACCCTGCTGTATAAACCCATCTGACACCAGCGACAACTCTTTCTGCTCGTGAACTCTACCACATCTGCCAAGTTTCTATCCACTCCACTACTGAGAACTAGTGTCTAGTGTAGGTGTACTCTCCtgtcttcgttttttttttttttttttttaatataatttatttattttattaatatgtgGCACTGGTTGCCAAGAGCTAACTGCTTAGATGCTGTCAATGGAatgcataaattaaaacatcCAGCTTGGTATGAAAAGAACAATAACAGACAGATGGGATGGTAGAGACCAAAAATGTATGTAGATATTTCAAGTAACATAAGTAAGGATTAAACACTTGGATGCGTGCTGTGCGATGCGAGTTACTATTagcaccctgaagttgattattttccaataacgggACTTCTTaaagtgttctattcctcttatatcatagcgattacaatttttaatttattaataaatgacacatGCGGGTgcatggtggattagtggttagcacatttgcctcacacctccagggtcgggggttcgattcccaccatggccctgtgtgtgtggagtttgcatgttctccccgtgctgcgggggtttcctccgggtactccggtttcctcccccagtccaaagacatgcatggtaggctgattggcacgtctaaagtgtccgtagtgccctgtgatggatttgaaccctgtccagggtgtatcccgccttgtgcccgatgctccctgggataggctccaggttccccgtgaccctgaaaaagataagcggtatagaagatggatggatggacacatcatgctttttatccgtttatagttacatttaacgttgtggaacgttaaaaaaaacacaacgcGTGAAGTCCTCAATCCTGAAAAAGTCGCAACataacctctgactgttacaaagtgctgacactgggtACTCTTTTCATAAATGGTACAGTTACAGAAATCTTTAccatatcactttttttttttttctttccatttttatttaattatgtgtAGCATCCACCGTACAAGTGTGCATTAGAACaagcgtgttaatataaacctgtgatttgcagtcagagctgcttttatagatAATtcatcaacaacttctgactAATCCAGacttcaacagcgctgtggtgtaatgtCAAATATCAGTACCAGATAAAGGCAACTGAATCAGTGCTCAAGGTTGGGATATATTTGTTGAGAATGTTTGTAAAATGGGGGGGAGGGgtaaaaagtttaaaatgtgAGACttgttgcatttttaaaaaaacgtcaTCTACAAGAGTATATTACTTAAATCACTGAATGCAGGTTGTGTGTGCCAAAAAAATGGACCAACTTGTAGCTATATAActtgtacattttaattttatcatTCAGATATTAAAAGCATTTTGTAGTTTATATTGTTAGggaaatacatacataatacctttttgttctttctcttcctGATACGAGGcatgatttattttgtatttttatatgtttctctTGGAATACCTGACTAATTATCTGCAATAGAATGTCCTCAATTGATTATTTTGTGCAGCATGGTTGTGGGAAATTTAATGAATACTCTCAACAGAGAGAATTGAAACCATTTGTCAATaaaccttctttttttaacaccCTTAGATTTCTCTGTTTGTTCTGTGAGTAATAAATGACCAGAGTGACTAAACGTATATTCGTAATGAGCAAGCAGGTGGTGAccgtggtgaggaaaaactcctaTAAGGAAGACAACTTGACGGGAACcggattttaaaaaagtgaatcCGTCTTTTTCTTGGTGATACCAGACAGAGGGAATATAAGTTATCATAGTATGCAGGTGTAGAAGAGTCAAGACTGACAGTACTGTGTGGTGAAAGGATGATCATTAAGAACAAATtgtgtgaataagagtcctgggatgagcataGGACAGACTTTAGGATTACAGCAGCAGATCTCGGGTACAAgcctacagtatccaggtgagattatccactgaagcaaggtTGAGACTTTGAATATAAACTGTGCAATcaacaaagaaaatcaaaccCATTCATTATCCTCATTCTCAGACTTAGTGAAAGTGATTATCACAGCAAGCATGGCATgtgattattcagaatgaaaatgtttaatgggagacatttaaaatacatttaagacCATACTTGGAATATTCACTCAGGATGGAAGATTAAACCATGATATCTGCCCTCTGGTGCTGTAGCAGTTGGTAGAAAGATAGGGTTGCAAATGTTGCTGTGAACTTCAAAGGTCCAAAAAAAGGATGTTGGTGTGAGTGAGCTCACCTGTAACATCTGTATTCCTTACAGTGCCAGGTCAGACCTCACTCTCAAATCTCTGGTGGCTTCAGAGGAAGGAGCTTACTTAAAGGGATTTATCCTCCAGTTTGCATGTTATGTATCTCTCATTGTTCTGGAAGTTGTTACCCATTGGTGAGTGGAAAACCATGTATCCTCATCTTCCAAACCCTGGTTCTGGAGTACCCCTGTCCTGCATGTAGTAGTATAGTGCTTTTCATGCAATAACACTCCCATGTTGGTTCAGAAAAGATCTGCTAACCACCCGATTAGTTGGATCAGCTATGTCACAGCAAGAAAAAATTCTGACCAGCCCTGAGTTCCAGTACCATATAAGACTACGATCACTTGCCCTTACCTTTTCCACTTGGGGGAATGTTTACTGCCATGTTAATGGACAATGTAATATTCTCATTATTTGAATGTTACGATTGAGGGatcacttttacttttaaacagaaaatacCTTCAAAGCAAAGGGTTAAATCAGaagcatttcacacacacaaaaacaaacaagaaaactgTTTCTGCTTTCCTTTAGCATATTGCTCAGGAGTGCCTATAATATACCAGAGTATCCTGATGTAAGATATGCCAGGGTTTTTCCAAGTTGTGAGAATTTCCAGCCATGTATCCACATGTTCAGTGAAATGCATATACTTGCAAATCTCTGTTATCTAAGCAGGTTAAACCTTTCAAGGTTGTATTGTGACTACATAAGGAGAAAATGCTGAGGCATGGTTTTGAGTGAACCTCTCAACTGGACACCATGAAGACCCTCCACACTATTCTCCTGCTAGTATTTGGCATTACTATTGGCAAGTGCACGCtttgacttttttatttaaaactgcaGATAGATCTAAAAATTCATGAGATGCTGTTaagcaggaaaacacaaag is a window of Ictalurus furcatus strain D&B chromosome 16, Billie_1.0, whole genome shotgun sequence DNA encoding:
- the prkab1a gene encoding 5'-AMP-activated protein kinase subunit beta-1a; translated protein: MGNTSSERSGVGQGEKANRRDSRGAKEGDRPKILMDSPEDADIFHGEDIKAPLEKEEFLAWRQDLESSDKALLARPTVFRWTGAGKEVYLSGSFDNWANKIPLTRSQNNFVAIVDLPEGEHQYKFYVDGQWTHDPSEPLVTNQLGTINNIIQVKKTDFEVFDALMVDSQKCSDMSDLSSSPPGPYHQDAYVPKQDEKFKSPPILPPHLLQVILNKDTGISCDPALLPEPNHVMLNHLYALSIKDGVMVLSGTHRYKKKYVTTLLYKPI